In Nostoc sphaeroides, the genomic window AAGACTCTTAATTGTGAACTAATAAAAGCTAAATTAGTGATATACAGTTCAGAATTTATAGCGGTTCTAAGATACAGCCTATAATTAACAAACCAATCCAAATAATTTGTTAGGTACATTTTAAGCACACCAAATTATCAATGAGCGACAAGAGCGACAAGAGCGACAGTTACAAAGTTATTAGCGACAACCGCCAAGCCCGTTATTTGTATGAAATTCTAGAAACTTACGAAGCTGGAATTGAGTTGACAGGAACTGAGGTTAAGTCGATTCGTGCGGGTAAAGTCAATCTCCAAGATGGCTATGCTTTGCTTCGTAATGGTGAAGCATGGTTGATCAATGTGCATATCTCGCCTTATAACGCTAGTGGACAATATTTTAATCATGAACCACGGCGTACACGCAAGCTGCTGTTGCATCGAAAAGAACTTCGCAAGCTAATTGGCACAGTAGAACAGCAGGGTTTAACTTTAATCCCTTTGAAAATGTATCTCAAACGTGGCTGGGTAAAAGTGAGTATAGCCCTTGGCAAAGGTAAAAAGCTCCACGATAAGCGAGAAGACCTGAAACGACGCCAAGACCAGCGTGACATTCAACGGGCAATGAAAAATTATTGAGCCTCAGTGTCGTATGGCGGGAGTCAAAGGTCACGCATTCAAAAGGCTTAATAGGGCAGACTTTTTGGGGATTTGGAATGAGTAGTTTATTTACGCCTTACTGTACTAGGTTGTAAAGACGCGAAATTTCGCGTCTTTACAGGGTTTTGATAACAAACTAATCAATCAGAACTTATGAAACAGACTACTAGAGTGAGAAGTGAATTGCTGTAAAAAGTATGTTGTATGTCCACGGCGTGAGTTGTGAAAATTCCTAGTTTATAGCCACAGATTGATTTTCTTAAGGTTGGGAATCGATAAAGTGGTGAGTAACTTCGGATGGCATAAGGAATTGTCACAACTTATGAAAAGTAATTTCATTACAGCTGTTGGTGCTGGCGTTCTCACCTTGAGTATGGCAGTTTTACCCTTAACTCTATCCGCACAAGCTCAGACGACAACTGACCCAGGAGGCGGTACTTCTTCGGGAACGTCAACTTCAGGAACGACCACTTACAATAACGATCGCAACGATCGCAACGGTTTTGATTGGGGTTGGCTAGGATTACTTGGTCTAGCTGGTTTGGCTGGTTTGGGTGGTAAAAAGAGTGGGAACGAACCCACCGCATACCGCGACCCTAATGCTCCAGGGGCCACTACCTACAGAGACTAGACAATAGAAAATTCATTAAGTTGTCAGTTGTTCAGTAGAAAAACAACTGACAACTTAATCATATTAATTTACTGTTGGTTCTAAGTTAGATGAATTTGTCTGATTTTGAGCTAAAGGTGTCCAGTAACTGGCAATTAAGGCAACTATGAGCCACCAGAGGGTATTAACTTCAGGACGATACCAAACAGTATCTACGGTTCCATGAGCTAGCATCCCCAACAAAATAGCGATCGCTCCAATTAACCAAAATCCCTCTACATTTCTCAATCGTCGCAATCGTCGCATCTGTAGAAATGCCGTATTGAAGGTGACGATTATTAGCCAGAGAAAGCAGGCTAAACCAACAAAGCCAGTTTCTACAGCCACTTCTAACAAAATAGAATAAGCACTCAAAGCAGTGTAACGAGGGCGTTGGTAGAGAGGATAAACTTGATTAAAAGAGTTGTGTCCAGGGCCAATGCCGAAAATCGGGCGATCGCGAATCATCTCGAAAACAGCATCCCAGACATTCCGGCGAAAATTATTACTGCTATCTTTGCGATCAGCAAAAATGCTCAAGACCCGGATCTGCACAGGCTCTATAAATATCACTGCTAGTATCAATACCCCGATCAAACCTCCTAAGACA contains:
- the smpB gene encoding SsrA-binding protein SmpB gives rise to the protein MSDKSDKSDSYKVISDNRQARYLYEILETYEAGIELTGTEVKSIRAGKVNLQDGYALLRNGEAWLINVHISPYNASGQYFNHEPRRTRKLLLHRKELRKLIGTVEQQGLTLIPLKMYLKRGWVKVSIALGKGKKLHDKREDLKRRQDQRDIQRAMKNY
- a CDS encoding WGxxGxxG family protein; translated protein: MKSNFITAVGAGVLTLSMAVLPLTLSAQAQTTTDPGGGTSSGTSTSGTTTYNNDRNDRNGFDWGWLGLLGLAGLAGLGGKKSGNEPTAYRDPNAPGATTYRD